A region of Paenibacillus thiaminolyticus DNA encodes the following proteins:
- the hemL gene encoding glutamate-1-semialdehyde 2,1-aminomutase encodes MTENFSTRRDARSRAAFEEAKQYIPGGVNSPVRAFKSVGLTPVYVERGSGSRIYDIDGNEFIDYVCSWGPLIVGHAHPQVVQAIQETAAKGTSFGAPTELETMMAKTVVERVPSVDIVRMVNSGTEATMSALRLARGITKRSKILKFEGSYHGHADSLLIKAGSGVATLGLPDSPGVPEGVASNTITVPYNDLEGVKLAFERFGEELACVIVEPVAGNMGVVPPQPGFLEGLRALTEQYGSLLIFDEVMTGFRVGYHCAQGRFGVTPDLTCFGKVIGGGLPVGAYGGKREYMEQVAPSGPIYQAGTLSGNPLAMAAGYTTLSLLTPEAYEELERKAAKLEEGFLRNARDIGIACTINRVGSMVCPFFTEQPVTNFDSARMSDLDRFRSYFAELLHRGVNIAPSQFEGMFVSTAHTDQDLDATIEAHYEALKRL; translated from the coding sequence CGGCGTGAACAGTCCGGTCCGGGCGTTCAAATCGGTCGGCTTGACTCCGGTCTACGTAGAGCGCGGCAGCGGCTCCCGCATTTATGATATCGATGGCAACGAATTTATCGATTATGTCTGCTCTTGGGGTCCGCTTATTGTCGGGCACGCCCACCCGCAGGTTGTGCAGGCGATTCAGGAGACAGCGGCCAAAGGTACGAGCTTCGGCGCTCCGACCGAGCTGGAGACGATGATGGCCAAGACGGTGGTGGAGCGGGTGCCTTCCGTCGATATCGTACGCATGGTCAATTCCGGCACGGAAGCGACGATGAGTGCGCTGCGTCTCGCCCGCGGCATTACGAAGCGAAGCAAAATATTAAAGTTCGAAGGCTCCTACCACGGACATGCGGACAGCTTGCTCATTAAGGCGGGATCCGGCGTGGCTACGCTGGGCCTCCCTGACAGTCCGGGCGTGCCGGAAGGCGTGGCCAGCAATACGATTACGGTGCCTTACAACGACCTGGAAGGCGTCAAGCTTGCGTTCGAACGCTTCGGTGAGGAGCTGGCATGCGTTATCGTCGAGCCGGTCGCAGGCAATATGGGCGTCGTGCCGCCGCAGCCTGGCTTCCTGGAAGGGCTTCGGGCATTAACGGAACAATACGGAAGCTTGCTTATCTTCGATGAAGTCATGACCGGCTTCCGCGTTGGTTACCATTGTGCGCAAGGACGCTTCGGTGTTACGCCGGATCTGACCTGCTTCGGCAAGGTCATCGGCGGAGGCTTGCCGGTCGGCGCTTACGGCGGCAAGCGGGAATATATGGAGCAGGTGGCGCCGAGCGGGCCGATTTATCAGGCGGGCACGCTGAGCGGCAACCCGCTGGCAATGGCGGCTGGCTATACGACGTTGTCGCTGCTGACGCCAGAAGCGTACGAAGAGCTGGAGCGCAAGGCAGCCAAGCTCGAGGAAGGCTTCCTGCGCAATGCGCGGGATATCGGCATTGCCTGCACGATCAACCGGGTCGGCTCGATGGTCTGCCCGTTCTTCACGGAGCAACCGGTCACCAACTTCGATTCCGCGCGCATGTCCGACCTGGATCGCTTCCGCAGTTATTTTGCCGAGCTGCTTCATCGGGGCGTCAACATCGCGCCATCCCAATTCGAAGGGATGTTCGTCTCGACGGCGCATACCGATCAAGATCTGGATGCGACGATCGAAGCGCACTATGAAGCGTTGAAACGTCTGTAA
- a CDS encoding RluA family pseudouridine synthase, with protein sequence MAIGWKRRGEWAEFMPERRILASEDALRTWLLETLRMPPNMLRQMMAEDKIRTAGDRLRIHLFPEEAMTMEPADEPAEILYEDDAVLVAYKPAGMAVHATTAEQEQRRGSLAHAVACHYAWTGQSLRVRHIHRLDTDTTGPVLIAKHALPHAVLDADMRSKSIRRSYAAIVHGCPRTRVGTIDAPIGKDRHHPSRRRVSPTGSSAVTHYAVEQAGRELSLVKLRLETGRTHQIRVHMSHIGHPLAGDTMYGGDGRLFGRQALHGEALTFRHPLSGEWLEIQAPWPEDIACLRQKI encoded by the coding sequence ATGGCGATCGGATGGAAGCGGCGGGGGGAGTGGGCGGAGTTCATGCCGGAACGCCGCATTCTGGCGTCGGAGGATGCGCTCCGCACATGGCTGTTGGAGACGCTTCGCATGCCGCCGAATATGCTGCGCCAGATGATGGCGGAGGACAAGATCCGGACAGCCGGAGATCGGCTGCGGATACATCTCTTCCCGGAGGAAGCGATGACGATGGAGCCGGCGGATGAACCCGCCGAGATTTTATATGAAGACGATGCGGTGCTGGTCGCTTACAAGCCTGCCGGGATGGCCGTGCATGCGACGACGGCAGAGCAGGAGCAAAGGCGGGGCAGTCTGGCGCATGCCGTCGCATGCCATTACGCCTGGACGGGCCAATCGCTGCGCGTCCGCCATATTCACCGCCTGGATACGGATACAACCGGCCCTGTGCTGATCGCGAAGCATGCGCTGCCGCACGCGGTCTTGGATGCCGACATGCGAAGCAAGTCGATTCGCCGCAGCTATGCGGCGATCGTCCACGGCTGCCCGCGCACGCGCGTGGGGACGATCGATGCACCGATCGGCAAGGATCGGCATCATCCGTCGCGCCGCCGGGTGAGCCCGACTGGCTCCTCTGCTGTAACCCACTACGCCGTCGAGCAAGCCGGCCGGGAGCTGTCGCTGGTGAAGCTCCGGCTGGAGACCGGGAGGACGCACCAGATTCGCGTCCATATGAGCCATATCGGCCACCCGTTGGCCGGAGACACGATGTACGGCGGGGATGGGCGGCTGTTCGGGCGGCAGGCGCTCCATGGGGAAGCGCTGACCTTCCGCCATCCGCTGTCGGGCGAATGGCTGGAGATTCAGGCACCGTGGCCCGAAGACATAGCGTGTCTGCGCCAAAAAATATAG
- a CDS encoding LysM peptidoglycan-binding domain-containing protein, which yields MYEEAYGLRFDIYERVHLSDECVGIDQLEEVELTPHIQVIPAGDQVTVRGSLLLAGVYQGDDEGRGSQTLEHWIPVEITLPLNRIRSLEDISVDIEHFDVDLLSARSLNITGILSLKGIAMEPAEPSNWEPEQFTVVHQAEEERGSDEPEWLRDYGEAAARPPSPEALDAVARIRSLADGDERREEEWQAVPEPEADLVREREKTYSEYLDKIEKSKKAAAAEAEESEPEKDPDRTELTWNHAPWASPSVQDSPPAAPKAVAEAEALAPESDQQGEPEDRGLDEEEAAEQEAKEKLAEASAGHIEEKPAEASAGHTEEKPVEVSVGRTEEKPAEVSAGHTVEKPAEASAGRTGEKPVEVSVGRTEEKPAEVSAGHTEEKPAEASAGHTEEKPVEVSVGRTEEKPAEVSAGRTGEKPAEASAGRTEEKPAKWKMPQPQSWAASAPAPEREPAPAPEPAIEVQAEPRAEEKPAEVPASVASTTVATTTEATVAEASVAESGGADAGLEAEPAEDAAAAAAGAADAKPEMKIAINSSKPADAPAASGVGLSSLLQSSRQTKEREQREAETKQAEEEAALEAAKVTTGDDVKWQSLFLQRVNEEQGFKKVRLCIVQREETLDTIADRYQMNTNEIVLYNRLSDQNITEGQVLYIPVTS from the coding sequence GTGTATGAGGAAGCATATGGCTTAAGATTTGATATTTATGAACGTGTTCATTTATCCGACGAATGTGTCGGTATCGACCAATTGGAAGAGGTTGAACTGACGCCCCATATTCAGGTGATCCCGGCCGGAGACCAAGTAACGGTGCGGGGCAGCCTGCTGTTGGCAGGCGTCTATCAGGGAGATGACGAAGGCCGGGGCAGCCAGACGCTGGAGCATTGGATTCCGGTGGAGATTACGCTGCCGCTCAACCGGATTCGAAGCTTGGAGGATATTTCGGTCGACATTGAGCATTTCGATGTCGATCTGTTGTCTGCCCGCTCTCTTAACATTACGGGCATTTTGTCGCTTAAGGGCATTGCGATGGAGCCGGCCGAACCGTCCAACTGGGAGCCGGAGCAATTCACTGTCGTCCATCAGGCGGAGGAGGAGCGCGGATCGGATGAACCGGAATGGCTTCGGGATTATGGAGAAGCAGCGGCACGGCCCCCGAGCCCGGAGGCGCTTGATGCCGTGGCCCGGATCCGTTCCTTGGCCGACGGCGACGAGCGGCGCGAAGAAGAATGGCAAGCTGTCCCCGAACCGGAGGCCGATCTTGTTCGCGAGCGCGAGAAGACGTATTCCGAATATCTTGATAAGATAGAAAAATCGAAGAAGGCTGCGGCGGCGGAAGCGGAAGAGTCCGAACCGGAGAAGGACCCGGACCGGACCGAGCTCACCTGGAATCACGCACCATGGGCCTCTCCAAGCGTACAAGATTCGCCGCCAGCCGCACCGAAGGCCGTGGCCGAAGCGGAGGCATTGGCTCCTGAGAGCGACCAGCAGGGTGAGCCCGAGGACCGTGGGCTGGACGAGGAGGAAGCCGCTGAGCAGGAAGCGAAGGAGAAGTTGGCTGAAGCGTCTGCAGGGCATATCGAGGAGAAGCCGGCTGAAGCGTCTGCAGGGCATACCGAGGAGAAGCCGGTCGAAGTGTCTGTAGGCCGAACCGAGGAGAAGCCGGCAGAAGTGTCTGCAGGGCATACCGTGGAGAAGCCAGCCGAAGCGTCTGCAGGTCGAACCGGTGAGAAGCCGGTCGAAGTGTCTGTAGGCCGAACCGAGGAGAAGCCGGCAGAAGTGTCTGCAGGGCATACCGAGGAGAAGCCAGCCGAAGCGTCTGCAGGGCATACCGAGGAGAAGCCGGTCGAAGTGTCTGTAGGCCGAACCGAGGAGAAGCCGGCAGAAGTGTCTGCAGGTCGAACCGGAGAGAAGCCGGCCGAAGCGTCAGCAGGTCGAACCGAGGAGAAGCCAGCGAAGTGGAAAATGCCGCAGCCCCAGAGTTGGGCCGCCTCAGCTCCAGCGCCAGAGCGGGAGCCTGCGCCCGCGCCGGAGCCTGCAATCGAGGTGCAGGCGGAGCCCCGGGCGGAAGAGAAGCCGGCTGAAGTACCTGCATCAGTGGCCTCTACTACGGTAGCCACCACCACTGAAGCCACTGTCGCCGAAGCCTCCGTCGCGGAGTCGGGCGGAGCCGATGCGGGACTGGAGGCCGAGCCGGCTGAGGATGCCGCAGCGGCCGCTGCAGGCGCTGCGGACGCCAAGCCGGAGATGAAGATTGCAATCAACAGCTCCAAGCCGGCAGACGCGCCGGCCGCGAGCGGAGTCGGCCTCAGCTCTCTGCTGCAATCAAGCCGGCAGACGAAGGAGCGGGAGCAGCGGGAAGCCGAGACAAAGCAGGCCGAGGAAGAAGCCGCGCTCGAAGCGGCTAAAGTGACGACCGGCGACGACGTCAAGTGGCAGTCCCTGTTCCTGCAGCGGGTGAACGAAGAGCAAGGCTTCAAAAAAGTTCGCCTGTGCATCGTGCAGCGCGAGGAGACGCTAGATACGATCGCGGATCGCTATCAGATGAATACGAATGAAATCGTGCTGTATAACCGCCTGTCCGATCAGAACATTACGGAAGGCCAGGTGCTGTATATTCCGGTCACCTCCTGA